In Streptomyces longhuiensis, the following proteins share a genomic window:
- a CDS encoding response regulator: MTVRVVLADDQPLVRSGLRVLISDTPDLEVVGEAANGEEAVRLAQEVGPDVIVMDIRMPGMNGIEATSLVTSGPGATRVLVLTTFDEDEYVYGALRAGASGFAVKDMALDDILAAIRVVAAGDALIAPGITRRLIADFVGRPEPSPARAPRPVEGITEREREVLTLVGLGRSNSEIADELYITVATTKSHVARLFTKLGARDRVQLVIIAYESGLVSAPR; encoded by the coding sequence ATGACCGTGCGCGTGGTGCTCGCCGACGACCAGCCGCTCGTACGCTCCGGACTGCGTGTCCTCATCTCCGACACCCCTGATCTGGAGGTCGTCGGGGAGGCCGCGAACGGTGAGGAGGCGGTCCGGCTGGCGCAGGAGGTCGGCCCCGATGTGATCGTGATGGACATCCGGATGCCGGGCATGAACGGGATCGAGGCCACGAGCCTGGTCACCTCGGGCCCGGGGGCGACCCGTGTGCTGGTGCTGACCACCTTCGACGAGGACGAGTACGTCTACGGGGCGCTGCGCGCCGGCGCGAGCGGTTTCGCGGTCAAGGACATGGCGCTCGACGACATCCTCGCGGCGATCCGGGTCGTCGCCGCCGGGGACGCGCTGATCGCGCCCGGGATCACGCGCCGCCTCATCGCCGACTTCGTCGGGCGTCCCGAGCCGTCGCCCGCCCGCGCGCCGCGCCCGGTCGAGGGCATCACGGAGCGGGAGCGCGAGGTGCTGACGCTGGTGGGGCTCGGCCGGTCGAACAGCGAGATCGCCGACGAGCTCTACATCACCGTGGCCACGACCAAGTCGCACGTGGCGCGCCTGTTCACCAAGCTGGGCGCCCGGGACCGGGTCCAACTCGTCATCATCGCCTACGAGTCGGGGCTGGTCTCCGCGCCCCGCTGA
- a CDS encoding acyl-CoA dehydrogenase family protein codes for MNLELSEEQAAARQLARDFVAREITPNVVGWDRAEEVDRGIVKKLGDVGFLGLTIDEEYGGSGGDHLAYCLVTEELGRGDSSVRGIVSVSLGLVTKTIQSYGTEEQKRQWLPRLTAGEALGCFGLTEPGTGSDAGNLTTRAVRDGDDYVINGSKMFITNGTWADVVLLFARSTDAPGHKGVTAFLVPTDTPGLTRRTIHGKLGLRGQATAELVLEDVRVPASAMLGPEGKGFSVAMAALAKGRMSVAAGCVGIAQAALDAAVGYAAEREQFGKSIASYQLVQELISDISVDVDAARLLTWRVADLIDRGEDFATAASKAKLFASEAAVRCANNALQVFGGYGYIDEYPVGKLLRDARVMTLYEGTSQIQKLIIGRALTGVSAF; via the coding sequence ATGAATCTGGAGCTCAGCGAGGAGCAGGCGGCCGCGAGGCAGCTCGCCCGGGACTTCGTGGCGCGCGAGATCACCCCGAACGTCGTCGGCTGGGACCGCGCCGAAGAGGTCGACCGCGGCATCGTCAAGAAGCTCGGCGACGTCGGCTTCCTGGGTCTGACCATCGACGAGGAGTACGGCGGCTCGGGCGGTGACCACCTCGCGTACTGCCTGGTCACGGAGGAGCTGGGGCGCGGCGATTCGTCCGTGCGCGGCATCGTCTCCGTCTCGCTCGGCCTGGTCACCAAGACGATCCAGTCCTACGGGACCGAGGAGCAGAAGCGGCAGTGGCTGCCGCGGCTCACGGCCGGCGAGGCCCTGGGCTGCTTCGGCCTCACCGAGCCCGGCACCGGCTCCGACGCCGGCAACCTCACGACCCGGGCCGTCCGTGACGGCGACGACTACGTGATCAACGGCTCCAAGATGTTCATCACGAACGGCACCTGGGCCGACGTCGTCCTCCTCTTCGCCCGCTCCACCGACGCCCCGGGACACAAGGGCGTCACCGCCTTCCTCGTCCCCACGGACACCCCCGGCCTCACCCGCCGCACCATCCACGGCAAGCTCGGCCTGCGCGGCCAGGCCACCGCCGAGCTGGTCCTCGAGGACGTCCGCGTCCCCGCCTCCGCGATGCTCGGGCCCGAGGGCAAGGGCTTCTCCGTCGCCATGGCGGCGCTCGCCAAGGGGCGCATGTCCGTGGCCGCGGGCTGCGTCGGCATCGCGCAGGCCGCGCTCGACGCCGCCGTGGGATACGCGGCGGAGCGCGAGCAGTTCGGCAAGTCCATCGCCTCGTACCAGCTGGTGCAGGAGCTGATCAGCGACATCTCCGTGGACGTGGACGCCGCGCGTCTGCTGACCTGGCGCGTCGCCGACCTCATCGACCGCGGCGAGGACTTCGCGACCGCCGCCTCCAAGGCGAAGCTCTTCGCCTCCGAGGCCGCGGTGCGCTGCGCGAACAACGCCCTCCAGGTCTTCGGCGGCTACGGCTACATCGACGAGTACCCGGTCGGCAAGCTCCTGCGCGACGCCCGCGTCATGACCCTCTACGAGGGCACCAGCCAGATCCAGAAGCTCATCATCGGCCGCGCGCTCACCGGCGTCTCGGCCTTCTGA
- the soxR gene encoding redox-sensitive transcriptional activator SoxR, producing MPQIPVKIHELTVGQLSARSGAAVSALHFYEAKGLISSRRTTGNQRRYQRDTLRRVAFIRAAQRVGIPLATIRDALSALPEGRTPTREDWAHLSEAWRSELDQRITQLGRLRDHLTDCIGCGCLSLENCVLSNPDDVFGERLTGSRLMRESREDA from the coding sequence GTGCCCCAGATTCCAGTGAAGATCCACGAACTCACCGTCGGTCAGCTGTCGGCGCGCAGCGGAGCCGCCGTCTCGGCCCTGCACTTCTACGAGGCCAAGGGTCTGATCAGCAGCCGTCGCACGACGGGCAACCAGCGCCGCTACCAGCGCGACACCCTGCGCAGGGTCGCGTTCATCCGCGCCGCGCAGCGCGTCGGCATCCCGCTCGCCACGATCCGGGACGCGCTGTCCGCACTGCCCGAGGGGCGCACCCCGACCCGCGAGGACTGGGCGCACCTCTCCGAGGCCTGGCGCTCCGAACTGGACCAGCGCATCACCCAGCTGGGGCGCCTGCGCGACCATCTGACCGACTGCATCGGCTGCGGCTGTCTGTCCCTGGAGAACTGTGTGCTCTCGAACCCGGACGACGTGTTCGGCGAGCGCCTCACCGGGTCCCGCCTGATGCGGGAGAGCCGGGAGGACGCCTGA
- a CDS encoding ABC transporter ATP-binding protein — protein sequence MIEVSELTKRYGDKTAVDHLSFTVRPGQVTGFLGPNGAGKTTTMRMVLGLDAPTAGTSTVGGVPFRTHPRGLRHVGALLDAQQVHGGRSATAHLGALARGNRIPASRVAEVLAEVGLTEAAGRRIGGFSLGMKQRLGIAAALLGDPPVLMFDEPINGMDPEGVLWVRGLFRRLAAEGRTVFLSSHLMTEMESTADQLVVIGQGRLIAAESVREFAARSTRFSVLVATPQAGELTAVLTAAGASVAPHGPPDAARIAVTGLPAERVGALAFEHRILLHELTNRTASLEEAFMELTAGSVEYLSGDAGKAGQAR from the coding sequence GTGATCGAAGTCAGCGAACTCACCAAGCGGTACGGCGACAAGACCGCCGTCGACCACCTCTCCTTCACCGTCCGGCCGGGACAGGTCACCGGCTTCCTCGGCCCCAACGGCGCGGGCAAGACGACCACCATGCGGATGGTCCTCGGCCTGGACGCGCCCACCGCCGGCACCTCCACCGTCGGCGGCGTCCCCTTCCGCACCCACCCGCGCGGCCTGCGCCACGTCGGCGCGCTGCTCGACGCCCAGCAGGTGCACGGCGGGCGCAGCGCCACCGCGCACCTCGGCGCCCTGGCCCGCGGCAACCGCATCCCGGCGAGCCGCGTGGCCGAGGTGCTCGCCGAGGTGGGCCTGACCGAGGCGGCCGGGCGCCGCATCGGCGGGTTCTCGCTCGGCATGAAGCAGCGGCTCGGCATCGCGGCGGCACTGCTCGGCGACCCTCCTGTCCTGATGTTCGACGAGCCGATCAACGGCATGGACCCGGAGGGTGTGCTCTGGGTACGCGGCCTCTTCCGCCGCCTGGCGGCCGAGGGACGCACCGTCTTCCTCTCCAGCCATCTCATGACGGAGATGGAGAGCACCGCGGACCAGCTCGTCGTGATCGGACAGGGTCGTCTCATCGCCGCCGAGTCCGTACGGGAGTTCGCGGCCCGCAGCACCCGCTTCAGCGTGCTGGTCGCGACGCCCCAGGCCGGCGAACTGACGGCCGTCCTCACGGCGGCCGGCGCGTCCGTCGCGCCGCACGGCCCGCCGGACGCGGCCAGGATCGCCGTGACCGGGCTGCCCGCCGAGCGTGTCGGAGCGCTCGCCTTCGAGCACCGGATCCTGCTGCACGAGCTGACCAACCGCACGGCCTCGCTGGAGGAGGCGTTCATGGAACTCACCGCCGGCAGCGTCGAGTACCTGTCGGGAGACGCGGGAAAGGCGGGGCAGGCCCGATGA
- a CDS encoding TetR/AcrR family transcriptional regulator, with amino-acid sequence MARPRKPLLSRDRIVTAALSLVDAEGLAAVSTRRLAAELGVSGPSLYNHFRTKDQILEAVADSVSAQVDLSMFDPADGRDWRTSLHDWAVSYRAALLEHPNIVPVLAQGPGRRPAGLRLADAVFGSMVDAGWPPAQATSIGALMRYFVTGSALGSFAGGFVDDEAAYDPADYPHLGQAHLLADRQELIDERAFETGLRALLDGLAQQYEQVAALH; translated from the coding sequence ATGGCCCGACCGCGCAAGCCCCTCCTGAGCAGAGACCGCATCGTCACGGCGGCGCTCTCTCTCGTCGACGCCGAGGGCCTCGCGGCCGTCTCGACCCGGCGGCTCGCCGCTGAGCTCGGCGTGAGCGGCCCCTCGCTGTACAACCACTTCCGCACCAAGGACCAGATCCTGGAGGCGGTCGCCGACTCGGTGAGCGCGCAGGTCGACCTGTCGATGTTCGACCCCGCGGACGGGCGCGACTGGCGCACCTCCCTGCACGACTGGGCGGTGTCCTACCGGGCGGCCCTCCTCGAGCACCCGAACATCGTCCCGGTCCTCGCCCAGGGGCCGGGCCGCAGGCCCGCGGGGCTCCGGCTCGCCGACGCCGTGTTCGGCTCGATGGTGGACGCGGGCTGGCCCCCGGCGCAGGCCACGTCGATCGGCGCGCTCATGCGGTACTTCGTGACGGGCTCCGCGCTCGGCTCGTTCGCCGGGGGCTTCGTCGACGACGAGGCGGCGTACGACCCCGCCGACTACCCGCACCTCGGCCAGGCCCATCTGCTCGCCGACCGCCAGGAGCTGATCGACGAGCGGGCCTTCGAGACGGGCCTGAGGGCGCTCCTCGACGGGCTTGCGCAGCAGTACGAGCAGGTCGCGGCGCTGCACTGA
- a CDS encoding TetR/AcrR family transcriptional regulator — protein sequence MSAERHGQNEAATDDMSWAEVTPDAARRLLIAAVEAFAERGYHATTTRDIASRAGMSPAALYIHYRTKEDLLLRISRIGHEKALEILKDAAAEEGTAAERLSEAVRSFVRWHAARHLTARVVQYELDSLGEEHRPEIVALRRESDATVREILNDGVKAGEFDVPDLPGTTLAVLSLCIDVSRWFNSEGRRTPDEVGELYADLVLRMVGARTS from the coding sequence ATGAGCGCGGAGCGGCACGGCCAGAACGAGGCTGCCACGGACGACATGTCCTGGGCCGAGGTCACCCCGGACGCGGCCAGGCGGCTGCTGATCGCCGCCGTCGAGGCGTTCGCGGAGCGCGGCTACCACGCGACCACCACCAGGGACATCGCGAGCCGGGCCGGCATGAGCCCGGCGGCGCTCTACATCCACTACCGGACCAAGGAGGACCTGCTCCTCCGCATCAGCCGCATCGGCCACGAGAAGGCCCTGGAGATCCTCAAGGACGCGGCCGCCGAGGAGGGCACCGCCGCCGAGCGGCTCTCCGAGGCCGTACGGTCCTTCGTCCGCTGGCACGCGGCGCGCCATCTGACGGCGCGCGTCGTGCAGTACGAGCTGGACTCGCTCGGCGAGGAGCACCGGCCCGAGATCGTGGCCCTGCGCCGCGAGAGCGACGCCACCGTGCGCGAGATCCTCAACGACGGTGTGAAGGCGGGGGAGTTCGACGTCCCGGACCTCCCGGGCACCACGCTGGCCGTGCTGTCGCTCTGCATCGACGTGTCGCGCTGGTTCAACTCGGAGGGCCGCCGGACGCCCGACGAGGTCGGCGAGCTGTACGCCGACCTCGTCCTGCGGATGGTGGGGGCCCGGACCTCCTGA
- a CDS encoding sensor histidine kinase, producing the protein MDATSIPPPPQRAYGTHRTVLTWIGAVLYPFMALLPAVSADERAPGILPACGSALATVLLVGLIRRRPMTALVMMLLVSALLPPAAKYHGPVWFVPFVAVDVTLGYVVGTRTLRSSAVAVCLTFLTQCLTILGFTHGPDNLVVIGTIALLALVTACVVGLLGSERRRHATELRSHEVAEAITAERLRIARELHDQVAHSIGIIAIQAGVGSRVIETQPLEARAALSAIEATSRETLSGLRRTLVALRRSGPSVEPEAAPYGPAPGLADLERLTATTTDAGVEVDLRWSGLRRQLPPDIDLSAYRIVQEALTNVVRHSGAGRCRVSVGFGEDELSVEIVDEGRGMRGAGTGEGFGITGMRERVALLHGEFGAGPRPEGGFRVAARLPLPERTATATATATTTATDDAAAAGADTR; encoded by the coding sequence GTGGACGCCACCTCGATACCCCCGCCGCCCCAGCGCGCCTACGGGACGCACCGTACGGTCCTCACCTGGATCGGCGCGGTCCTGTACCCGTTCATGGCGCTGCTCCCCGCGGTCAGCGCCGACGAAAGGGCGCCCGGCATCCTCCCGGCCTGCGGCTCGGCGCTCGCGACGGTCCTGCTCGTCGGCCTGATCCGGCGCAGGCCCATGACGGCCCTGGTCATGATGCTGCTCGTCAGCGCCCTCCTGCCGCCTGCGGCCAAGTACCACGGTCCTGTGTGGTTCGTGCCGTTCGTGGCGGTCGACGTCACCCTCGGGTACGTCGTCGGGACGCGCACGCTGCGGTCGTCGGCGGTCGCCGTCTGCCTCACGTTCCTCACGCAGTGCCTGACGATCCTCGGCTTCACGCACGGGCCCGACAACCTCGTCGTGATCGGGACGATCGCCCTCCTGGCGCTGGTCACCGCCTGTGTCGTGGGCCTCCTCGGCAGCGAACGCCGCCGGCACGCGACGGAGCTGCGGTCGCACGAGGTCGCCGAGGCGATCACGGCCGAACGGCTCCGGATCGCCCGCGAGTTGCACGACCAGGTCGCGCACAGCATCGGCATCATCGCGATCCAGGCCGGCGTCGGCAGCCGGGTCATCGAGACGCAGCCGCTGGAGGCGAGGGCCGCCCTGAGCGCCATCGAGGCCACGAGCAGGGAGACCCTGTCGGGGCTGCGGCGCACGCTCGTCGCGCTCCGCAGGTCGGGCCCTTCGGTGGAGCCGGAGGCGGCGCCGTACGGCCCGGCGCCGGGCCTCGCCGACCTGGAGCGCCTGACCGCCACGACCACGGACGCGGGCGTCGAGGTCGATCTGCGGTGGAGCGGGCTGCGGCGTCAACTGCCGCCCGACATCGACCTGTCGGCGTACCGCATCGTGCAGGAGGCGCTGACGAACGTGGTGCGGCACTCGGGCGCCGGGCGGTGCCGGGTGAGCGTCGGGTTCGGGGAGGATGAGCTGTCCGTGGAGATCGTCGACGAAGGGCGCGGGATGCGGGGCGCGGGGACGGGCGAGGGGTTCGGGATCACCGGGATGCGGGAGCGGGTGGCGCTGCTGCACGGCGAGTTCGGTGCGGGGCCGCGGCCCGAGGGGGGCTTCCGGGTGGCGGCGCGGCTGCCGCTGCCGGAGCGGACGGCCACGGCCACGGCGACAGCGACAACGACAGCGACGGATGACGCCGCCGCGGCCGGGGCGGACACCCGATGA
- a CDS encoding MaoC family dehydratase: MAEPRVFATVDELRAAVGEQLGYSDWVEIEQKRIDQFADATGDHQWIHVDPERAKDGPFGTTIAHGYLTLSLLPLFGPQLIKVDGMKMGVNYGTNKVRFPAPVPVGSRLRATAKITGVDDVPGGVQVSVAFTVERDGGEKPVCVAESVSRYYL, encoded by the coding sequence ATGGCAGAGCCGAGGGTTTTCGCGACGGTCGACGAGCTGCGCGCGGCGGTGGGCGAGCAGCTGGGGTACAGCGACTGGGTCGAGATCGAGCAGAAGCGGATCGACCAGTTCGCGGACGCCACGGGTGACCACCAGTGGATTCACGTCGACCCCGAGCGCGCCAAGGACGGGCCGTTCGGCACGACGATCGCGCACGGTTATCTGACCCTGTCGCTGCTCCCCCTCTTCGGGCCGCAGCTGATCAAGGTCGACGGCATGAAGATGGGCGTGAACTACGGGACGAACAAGGTCCGCTTCCCCGCCCCCGTGCCGGTCGGCTCCCGGCTGCGCGCCACCGCGAAGATCACGGGCGTCGACGACGTACCCGGCGGCGTCCAGGTCTCGGTCGCCTTCACGGTGGAGCGCGACGGCGGCGAGAAGCCGGTGTGCGTCGCCGAGTCGGTGTCCCGCTACTACCTCTGA
- a CDS encoding YiaA/YiaB family inner membrane protein, with translation MSDTPVKHRTTNAFYGQAVASFALALVATAVGIYRIDASGWVRGFLAIAVLYLTTSAFTLAKVIRDRQEVDQVVSRIDQARIDKILAEHDPFKPVA, from the coding sequence ATGAGTGACACACCGGTCAAGCACAGGACCACCAACGCCTTCTACGGACAGGCCGTCGCCTCTTTCGCGCTCGCGCTCGTGGCGACCGCCGTCGGGATCTACCGCATCGACGCCAGCGGCTGGGTCCGGGGCTTCCTCGCCATCGCCGTCCTCTATCTGACGACCTCCGCGTTCACGCTCGCCAAGGTCATCCGGGACCGTCAGGAGGTCGATCAGGTCGTCAGCCGTATCGACCAGGCCCGAATCGACAAGATCCTCGCCGAGCACGACCCCTTCAAGCCCGTCGCCTGA
- a CDS encoding ArsR/SmtB family transcription factor, with amino-acid sequence MKSREPGAPRLAALAALMADETRAACLLALLDGRAWTAGELARHSGVAASTASEHLGKLVAGGLLAEERQGRHRYVRLADARVAGLVEELAAYAAPDGGERPRTLRAVSARDAMARGRTCYDHLAGRLGIALTDALVRRGDLRTDTGFALTAQGVDLFGALGIGLERSGRRPMARACLDWTERRPHLAGTAGAALCSHAFDAGWVVRIGSERAVKVTPDGERAFGDVLGIDAEGLR; translated from the coding sequence ATGAAGTCCAGGGAACCCGGCGCACCGCGCCTCGCCGCGCTCGCCGCGCTGATGGCCGACGAGACCCGTGCCGCCTGCCTGCTCGCCCTGCTCGACGGGCGGGCGTGGACCGCCGGCGAGCTCGCGCGGCACTCGGGCGTGGCCGCCTCGACCGCGAGCGAGCATCTGGGCAAGCTCGTCGCGGGCGGCCTGCTCGCCGAGGAGCGGCAGGGGCGCCATCGCTATGTGCGGCTCGCGGACGCGCGGGTGGCGGGGCTCGTGGAGGAACTCGCCGCGTACGCGGCGCCGGACGGCGGGGAGCGGCCGCGAACGCTTCGGGCCGTGAGCGCGCGGGACGCGATGGCGCGCGGGCGCACCTGCTACGACCATCTCGCGGGCCGCCTCGGCATCGCCCTCACGGACGCGCTGGTCCGGCGCGGTGATCTGCGCACGGACACGGGGTTCGCTCTGACCGCACAAGGGGTGGACCTGTTCGGGGCGTTGGGGATCGGACTCGAACGGTCGGGGCGGCGGCCCATGGCGCGGGCGTGCCTGGACTGGACCGAGCGCCGGCCGCATCTCGCGGGGACGGCGGGGGCGGCACTGTGCAGCCACGCGTTCGACGCGGGCTGGGTCGTGCGGATCGGGTCCGAGCGGGCCGTGAAGGTCACGCCGGACGGGGAGCGGGCGTTCGGCGACGTGCTGGGCATCGACGCGGAGGGACTGCGCTAG